In Deltaproteobacteria bacterium, the genomic stretch TGCGAATGCCGCTACGGCAGCGGCAACCACGAATAACGCAGTGGAAGTGCTGGGAAAAGGCTATAAGTTTATGCTCTTCCCGGAAGGCACGCGTTCTCCGAAAGGCAGTTTGCTGCGCTTCAAGGCCGGTGCGTTCAAGCTTGCCAGACTGGCCAATGTCCCTATTCAACCGGTACTCATCAGGAACACACCGCCTTTCCTGCCCCACGAGGACCGCTGGTATTTCCCGCCGTATGAAACATCCTCTATCCGTCTCGAGTTTTTAGAGCCGATCCCTCCGCCTCGCGAGAAGGAAGAACGCAAGGTTGCAGCCATGGTGGAAACCATGTTTCGCATTGCACTGGGCATAGATCAAAATACTGCTTTTCTAAACATAAAAAATTAAAAACACAAAACCTTAATATTTAAATAAGTCAATGATATTTCCTTATTTTATTTTTTGAGTTAAGAATTATCAGGTGCAAGGCTTGGATTTTGAAAAGTGGAGGACTATATATATGTCAGAAACAATTATAAAAAAAAGCAAGATCCTTATTACCTGTGCAAAAGGGATAGCGCCTTTTTTGAAGGAAGAACTACTCATGCTGGGATTCCCGGTAGTCACTGAGACTATCGCGGGAATAGCAACCGAGGGTACTATGGACGATACACTCCGGCTTAATCTCATGCTCCGCACAGCACACCGAGTGCTTTTCCTCCTTAAGCGATTATCCGCACATGATGCCGATGGCATGTATCTCTCACTCTTGGAAATAGCATGGGAAGAACATATAGCTGAGGATGGATATGTCTGTGTAACATCCAGTGTGGATAATCCGAGTGTCAGGGACTCACGCTACGTAAATGTAAAAAGCAAGGATGCCATTGTCGACAGAATAAATGCAAAGTGCGGGCGGCGTCCTGATTCGGGGCATGATAAAGGAAAGACCGTGATTAATATCTACTGGAAAGACGAGGACTGTTCAGTGTATTTTGATACCTCTGGTGAAGCCCTTTCTAAACGCGGGTACAGGAAAATCCCTATGGCAGCACCTATGCAGGAGACACTTGCTGCTGCAGTTATCATGGCAACAGGATGGAACGGGAGCCGGAATTTCATCAACCCTATGTGCGGCAGCGGTACCCTTGCCATTGAAGCCGCTTTAATTGCACTTAACAGAGCGCCGGGCCTTTTGCGAAACAATTATGGTTTCATGCATATAAAGGGATTTAACGAATCACTATGGAACGGTCTTCTTGTACAAGCAAAGAAGGATATTAAGAATGACATTAATTGTAGGATCATTGCCACCGATATCAGAAAAGAGGCAGTAGAAGCAGCAAAGAAAAATGCTGCGGCAGCAGGTGTTGAACACCTGATCGAATTCGCTGTGTGTGATTATTCGGAAACCATAGTTCCGGAAAACGGCGGGACAATAATACTCAACCCTGAATATGGAAAGAGAATGGGAAGAGCCGAAGAGCTTGAGAGCATTTACAAAGGCATCGGCGATTATTTTAAAAAAAAGTGCAGTGGATATACAGGATATGTTTTTACCGGTAATCTCGACATGGCAAAGAAGGTAGGTTTGAAAGCAAAACGAAGAATCCCATTTTTTAATGGGGATATAGAATGCAGGCTCCTCGAGTATGAACTGTACTCGGGAAGCAGAAGGAAAAAACGGGGTGAAAACAAATCATGGATGGAACAAGACGCTCAGATATAAGACCGGGATTGCATGTTTCTATTGTACTTAAGAAAGACCAGCAAAACGGAAAGCTAACGAAGGGTATCGTAAAAGATATTCTAACCGGTTCGCCCGTGCATCCACACGGGATCAAAGTCCGTTTGGAAAGCGGAGAAGTAGGGCGAGTGAAAGAGATATTTTAGACGGGAGAGTGTATTGTTCCACTCGCTTAGAACGAAATAGTGGAGGAATAAACCCTGACACTACGAACGGAAGATTTAATAAAACACAGGTATTTTATTTCATCTTTCTGACAGTTCATGTACGAATTCTATCAGAACTTTTACATTGGATTCCGGCGTTGTCGGAAGAACACCGTGGCCGAGATTGAATATATGACCATTGCGTTTGCCGGTCATTTTCAGTATGGCTTTTACATGCTTTTTTATTTCTTCAGGTGAAGCAAACAGCACTGCCGGGTCGAGGTTGCCCTGAATAGCCTTTTTGTAGCCTATGCGCTTCCATGCCTTATCAATACTTATTCGCCAATCAATGCCTATAACATCCCCGCCTGAATTGCTCATCAATTCAAGCAGTCCCGCGTTGTTGGTTGAAAAGTTGATAATGGGGATGTCATATTTTTTCAAGCCGTCAAGTATCCGTTTATTATACGGCATTACATACCGTTCGTAATCGTAGGGACTTAAACAGCCTGCCCAGGAGTCAAACAACTGTACTGCGTCAGCCC encodes the following:
- a CDS encoding 1-acyl-sn-glycerol-3-phosphate acyltransferase, producing the protein MLVMFAVFGIAILLGHFITPFLLLYDRLAGPDPFRNQRVYRGFVVLWLWLMGKGGLLKTLPNKGTIMEGPCVVIANHPGLFDVLVLIRDVPKMSLIAKQPLRTRLGMAYLFKLAGWIFATGNANAATAAATTNNAVEVLGKGYKFMLFPEGTRSPKGSLLRFKAGAFKLARLANVPIQPVLIRNTPPFLPHEDRWYFPPYETSSIRLEFLEPIPPPREKEERKVAAMVETMFRIALGIDQNTAFLNIKN
- a CDS encoding YwbE family protein, with the protein product MDGTRRSDIRPGLHVSIVLKKDQQNGKLTKGIVKDILTGSPVHPHGIKVRLESGEVGRVKEIF
- a CDS encoding class I SAM-dependent RNA methyltransferase, encoding MSETIIKKSKILITCAKGIAPFLKEELLMLGFPVVTETIAGIATEGTMDDTLRLNLMLRTAHRVLFLLKRLSAHDADGMYLSLLEIAWEEHIAEDGYVCVTSSVDNPSVRDSRYVNVKSKDAIVDRINAKCGRRPDSGHDKGKTVINIYWKDEDCSVYFDTSGEALSKRGYRKIPMAAPMQETLAAAVIMATGWNGSRNFINPMCGSGTLAIEAALIALNRAPGLLRNNYGFMHIKGFNESLWNGLLVQAKKDIKNDINCRIIATDIRKEAVEAAKKNAAAAGVEHLIEFAVCDYSETIVPENGGTIILNPEYGKRMGRAEELESIYKGIGDYFKKKCSGYTGYVFTGNLDMAKKVGLKAKRRIPFFNGDIECRLLEYELYSGSRRKKRGENKSWMEQDAQI